One stretch of Prionailurus viverrinus isolate Anna chromosome C1, UM_Priviv_1.0, whole genome shotgun sequence DNA includes these proteins:
- the DFFB gene encoding DNA fragmentation factor subunit beta isoform X2 gives MLPGGPPETRDVSFLPYPPSPQLPITGSRLCLYEDGTELTGDYFSSVPDNSELVLLTSGQTWQGYVSDIHHFLHAFHKPQAGLIQAARQLLSGEQAPLRQKLLADLLHTVSENTEAETRAEDPPWFEGLESRFKNKSGYLRYSCESRIRSYLREVSASASTVGAEAQEEYVRIVGLMCRKLRAEQYHSSYFDRGAEADSRLCTPEGWFSCQGPFDVDSCASKHSINPYGNRESRILFSTWNLDHMRFRPSTFRYYRAPWAERARGTDLRGHVGVARGLAASSACGDWSGMQILGLRAPLPGCWGLGCTFRSSVGYFPCPAGAWGHRSGGGPSTQGAEQASLEQSADEAAEAGAGLPDTVVSVFLRVGGTGGPSMLQWPSWPCFYSSCYKLSSQALPVSTRALKE, from the exons ATGCTCCCAGGCGGCCCGCCCGAGACCCGAGACGTTAGCTTCCTGCCCTACCCTCCCTCTCCGCAGCTCCCCATCACCGGCTCCCGCCTGTGTCTCTACGAAGACGGCACCGAGCTCACCGGAGACTACTTCTCGAGTGTCCCTGACAACTCGGAACTCGTGCTTCTCACCTCAGGCCAGACCTGGCAAGGCT ATGTGAGTGACATCCATCACTTCCTCCACGCGTTCCACAAGCCGCAGGCGGGGCTCATCCAGGCTGCCCGGCAGCTGCTCTCCGGGGAGCAGGCCCCGCTGCGGCAGAAGCTGCTGGCCGACCTCCTGCACACCGTCAGCGAGAACACCGAGGCCGAGACCAGGGCCGAGGACCCGCCATGGTTCGAAG GTCTGGAGTCTCGATTCAAGAATAAGTCTGGCTACCTGAGGTACAGCTGCGAGAGCCGTATCCGGAGCTACCTGAGAGAG GTGAGCGCTTCTGCCTCCACGGTGGGCGCGGAGGCTCAGGAGGAGTACGTCCGGATTGTTGGCCTCATGTGCCGGAAGCTCAGGGCGGAGCAGTACCACAGCAGCTACTTCGACAGAGGAGCCGAGGCGGACAGCCGGCTCTGCACACCCGAAGGCTGGTTCTCCTGCCAG GGTCCCTTTGACGTGGACAGCTGTGCATCCAAACACTCCATCAACCCCTACGGTAACAGGGAGAGCCGGATCCTCTTTAGTACGTGGAACCTGGACCACAT GCGCTTCCGGCCGTCCACCTTCCGCTACTACAGAGCCCCCTGGGCTGAGCGCGCACGCGGGACCGACCTGCGTGGCCATGTGGGTGTGGCCCGTGGACTGGCAGCGTCCTCAGCATGTGGGGACTGGTCGGGAATGCAGATTCTCGGGCTCCGCGCACCGTTACCCGGGTGCTGGGGATTGGGGTGCACGTTCAG GTCATCTGTCGGCTACTTTCCGTGCCCCGCTGGGGCGTGGGGACATCGATCTGGGGGCGGTCCCAGCACTCAAGGGGCGGAGCAGGCCAGCCTGGAGCAGAGTGCAGACGAAGCAGCAGAGGCCGGAGCAGGGTTGCCTGACACCGTGGTTTCAG tgtttctccGTGTTGGAGGGACAGGTGGGCCCAGCATGCTGCAGTGGCCCTCCTGGCCTTGTTTCTATTCCTCGTGTTACAAGCTCAGTTCGCAAGCTTTACCTGTCAGTACGCGGGCTTTGAAAG AATAG
- the CC1H1orf174 gene encoding UPF0688 protein C1orf174 homolog isoform X4: MRSRKLTGEVRSSVRLRARRRSARLASAREASIATSARTVCQTSSSHKAADRRTSKKFKYDKGHLVKSELQKRVPKSDSAALPKIPPERPCDSDPLGFAKEPTAPPGRGAGAPTEPAATGGLLGHGTAVGDTRPAETEDGPSPPAYGPLTGEDPHGSRPARGGAALQTDDSVFLDEDSNQPMPVGRFFGNVELMQDLPPASSSCPSMSRREFRKMHFRAKDDEDDDDGAEV; this comes from the exons CTCACAGGTGAAGTGCGGTCTTCGGTGCGCCTGAGAGCCCGCCGTCGCTCAGCCAGGTTGGCCTCTGCTCGGGAAGCCAGCATCGCCACGTCTGCCAGGACGGTATGTCAG ACTTCCTCATCACACAAAGCCGCCGACAGGCGAACTTCCAAGAAGTTCAAGTATGACAAAGGTCATCTTGTGAAATCAGAATTACAGAAACGAGTCCCCAAGAGCGATAGTGCTGCTCTGCCCAAGATACCACCCGAGCGCCCCTGTGACAGTGACCCTCTGGGGTTTGCCAAAGAGCCCACGGCGCCTCCAGGAAGGGGAGCTGGTGCCCCGACAGAGCCGGCGGCCACGGGCGGCCTCCTCGGGCATGGCACCGCTGTGGGCGACACTCGCCCCGCAGAGACTGAAGACGGCCCGTCCCCGCCGGCATACGGGCCCCTCACGGGAGAGGACCCCCACGGCAGCCGCCCCGCACGGGGCGGGGCGGCACTGCAGACGGATGACAGCGTCTTTCTGGACGAGGACAGCAACCAGCCGATGCCGGTGGGCCGGTTCTTCGGGAACGTGGAGCTCATGCAG GACCTTCCCCCGGCGTCTTCGTCTTGTCCTTCAATGAGCAGACGAGAATTCAGGAAGATGCATTTCAGAGCCAAAGacgatgaagatgatgatgatggtgcaGAAGTGTAG
- the CC1H1orf174 gene encoding UPF0688 protein C1orf174 homolog isoform X2, translated as MRSRKLTGEVRSSVRLRARRRSARLASAREASIATSARTVCQVPQEAEGPGGCVSRFFPNRQFTSCPSKGDSDVTPSCKLWQRRLLLKTSSSHKAADRRTSKKFKYDKGHLVKSELQKRVPKSDSAALPKIPPERPCDSDPLGFAKEPTAPPGRGAGAPTEPAATGGLLGHGTAVGDTRPAETEDGPSPPAYGPLTGEDPHGSRPARGGAALQTDDSVFLDEDSNQPMPVGRFFGNVELMQDLPPASSSCPSMSRREFRKMHFRAKDDEDDDDGAEV; from the exons CTCACAGGTGAAGTGCGGTCTTCGGTGCGCCTGAGAGCCCGCCGTCGCTCAGCCAGGTTGGCCTCTGCTCGGGAAGCCAGCATCGCCACGTCTGCCAGGACGGTATGTCAG GTGCCTCAGGAAGCAGAAGGCCCCGGTGGGTGTGTGTCTAGATTCTTCCCCAACCGCCAGTTTACATCGTGTCCCTCCAAGGGAGACAGTGACGTGACCCCATCGTGCAAGTTGTGGCAACGACGTCTCTTGCTTAAG ACTTCCTCATCACACAAAGCCGCCGACAGGCGAACTTCCAAGAAGTTCAAGTATGACAAAGGTCATCTTGTGAAATCAGAATTACAGAAACGAGTCCCCAAGAGCGATAGTGCTGCTCTGCCCAAGATACCACCCGAGCGCCCCTGTGACAGTGACCCTCTGGGGTTTGCCAAAGAGCCCACGGCGCCTCCAGGAAGGGGAGCTGGTGCCCCGACAGAGCCGGCGGCCACGGGCGGCCTCCTCGGGCATGGCACCGCTGTGGGCGACACTCGCCCCGCAGAGACTGAAGACGGCCCGTCCCCGCCGGCATACGGGCCCCTCACGGGAGAGGACCCCCACGGCAGCCGCCCCGCACGGGGCGGGGCGGCACTGCAGACGGATGACAGCGTCTTTCTGGACGAGGACAGCAACCAGCCGATGCCGGTGGGCCGGTTCTTCGGGAACGTGGAGCTCATGCAG GACCTTCCCCCGGCGTCTTCGTCTTGTCCTTCAATGAGCAGACGAGAATTCAGGAAGATGCATTTCAGAGCCAAAGacgatgaagatgatgatgatggtgcaGAAGTGTAG
- the DFFB gene encoding DNA fragmentation factor subunit beta isoform X3, which translates to MFTVFRKPKTFKLRALHRTKKFGVAGRSYQEVLRKGCFHFQLPITGSRLCLYEDGTELTGDYFSSVPDNSELVLLTSGQTWQGYVSDIHHFLHAFHKPQAGLIQAARQLLSGEQAPLRQKLLADLLHTVSENTEAETRAEDPPWFEGLESRFKNKSGYLRYSCESRIRSYLREVSASASTVGAEAQEEYVRIVGLMCRKLRAEQYHSSYFDRGAEADSRLCTPEGWFSCQGPFDVDSCASKHSINPYGNRESRILFSTWNLDHIVSPCWRDRWAQHAAVALLALFLFLVLQAQFASFTCQYAGFERIEKRRTVIPTLEAAVAERAGREVSWEYFYSLLFTAHNLKLVHIACHKKTSHGLSCDPRRIYRPQTKPKRRQPARKCQ; encoded by the exons ATGTTTACGGTGTTCCGGAAGCCCAAGACGTTCAAGCTGCGGGCTCTGCACAGGACGAAGAAGTTTGGGGTGGCGGGGAGGAGCTACCAGGAGGTGCTGCGGAAGGGGTGCTTCCACTTCCAG CTCCCCATCACCGGCTCCCGCCTGTGTCTCTACGAAGACGGCACCGAGCTCACCGGAGACTACTTCTCGAGTGTCCCTGACAACTCGGAACTCGTGCTTCTCACCTCAGGCCAGACCTGGCAAGGCT ATGTGAGTGACATCCATCACTTCCTCCACGCGTTCCACAAGCCGCAGGCGGGGCTCATCCAGGCTGCCCGGCAGCTGCTCTCCGGGGAGCAGGCCCCGCTGCGGCAGAAGCTGCTGGCCGACCTCCTGCACACCGTCAGCGAGAACACCGAGGCCGAGACCAGGGCCGAGGACCCGCCATGGTTCGAAG GTCTGGAGTCTCGATTCAAGAATAAGTCTGGCTACCTGAGGTACAGCTGCGAGAGCCGTATCCGGAGCTACCTGAGAGAG GTGAGCGCTTCTGCCTCCACGGTGGGCGCGGAGGCTCAGGAGGAGTACGTCCGGATTGTTGGCCTCATGTGCCGGAAGCTCAGGGCGGAGCAGTACCACAGCAGCTACTTCGACAGAGGAGCCGAGGCGGACAGCCGGCTCTGCACACCCGAAGGCTGGTTCTCCTGCCAG GGTCCCTTTGACGTGGACAGCTGTGCATCCAAACACTCCATCAACCCCTACGGTAACAGGGAGAGCCGGATCCTCTTTAGTACGTGGAACCTGGACCACAT tgtttctccGTGTTGGAGGGACAGGTGGGCCCAGCATGCTGCAGTGGCCCTCCTGGCCTTGTTTCTATTCCTCGTGTTACAAGCTCAGTTCGCAAGCTTTACCTGTCAGTACGCGGGCTTTGAAAG AATAGAAAAGAGGCGCACTGTCATCCCCACGCTGGAGGCCGCCGTCGCGGAGCGGGCCGGCAGGGAGGTGTCCTGGGAGTATTTCTACAGCCTGCTTTTCACCGCGCACAACCTGAAGCTGGTCCACATCGCCTGCCATAAGAAAACCAGCCACGGGCTCAGCTGTGACCCACGCAGGATCTACAGACCCCAGACGAAGCCGAAGAGACGGCAGCCGGCCCGCAAGTGCCAGTGA
- the DFFB gene encoding DNA fragmentation factor subunit beta isoform X5 → MFTVFRKPKTFKLRALHRTKKFGVAGRSYQEVLRKGCFHFQLPITGSRLCLYEDGTELTGDYFSSVPDNSELVLLTSGQTWQGYVSDIHHFLHAFHKPQAGLIQAARQLLSGEQAPLRQKLLADLLHTVSENTEAETRAEDPPWFEGLESRFKNKSGYLRYSCESRIRSYLREVSASASTVGAEAQEEYVRIVGLMCRKLRAEQYHSSYFDRGAEADSRLCTPEGWFSCQGPFDVDSCASKHSINPYGNRESRILFSTWNLDHIIEKRRTVIPTLEAAVAERAGREVSWEYFYSLLFTAHNLKLVHIACHKKTSHGLSCDPRRIYRPQTKPKRRQPARKCQ, encoded by the exons ATGTTTACGGTGTTCCGGAAGCCCAAGACGTTCAAGCTGCGGGCTCTGCACAGGACGAAGAAGTTTGGGGTGGCGGGGAGGAGCTACCAGGAGGTGCTGCGGAAGGGGTGCTTCCACTTCCAG CTCCCCATCACCGGCTCCCGCCTGTGTCTCTACGAAGACGGCACCGAGCTCACCGGAGACTACTTCTCGAGTGTCCCTGACAACTCGGAACTCGTGCTTCTCACCTCAGGCCAGACCTGGCAAGGCT ATGTGAGTGACATCCATCACTTCCTCCACGCGTTCCACAAGCCGCAGGCGGGGCTCATCCAGGCTGCCCGGCAGCTGCTCTCCGGGGAGCAGGCCCCGCTGCGGCAGAAGCTGCTGGCCGACCTCCTGCACACCGTCAGCGAGAACACCGAGGCCGAGACCAGGGCCGAGGACCCGCCATGGTTCGAAG GTCTGGAGTCTCGATTCAAGAATAAGTCTGGCTACCTGAGGTACAGCTGCGAGAGCCGTATCCGGAGCTACCTGAGAGAG GTGAGCGCTTCTGCCTCCACGGTGGGCGCGGAGGCTCAGGAGGAGTACGTCCGGATTGTTGGCCTCATGTGCCGGAAGCTCAGGGCGGAGCAGTACCACAGCAGCTACTTCGACAGAGGAGCCGAGGCGGACAGCCGGCTCTGCACACCCGAAGGCTGGTTCTCCTGCCAG GGTCCCTTTGACGTGGACAGCTGTGCATCCAAACACTCCATCAACCCCTACGGTAACAGGGAGAGCCGGATCCTCTTTAGTACGTGGAACCTGGACCACAT AATAGAAAAGAGGCGCACTGTCATCCCCACGCTGGAGGCCGCCGTCGCGGAGCGGGCCGGCAGGGAGGTGTCCTGGGAGTATTTCTACAGCCTGCTTTTCACCGCGCACAACCTGAAGCTGGTCCACATCGCCTGCCATAAGAAAACCAGCCACGGGCTCAGCTGTGACCCACGCAGGATCTACAGACCCCAGACGAAGCCGAAGAGACGGCAGCCGGCCCGCAAGTGCCAGTGA
- the DFFB gene encoding DNA fragmentation factor subunit beta isoform X4, which translates to MFTVFRKPKTFKLRALHRTKKFGVAGRSYQEVLRKGCFHFQLPITGSRLCLYEDGTELTGDYFSSVPDNSELVLLTSGQTWQGYVSDIHHFLHAFHKPQAGLIQAARQLLSGEQAPLRQKLLADLLHTVSENTEAETRAEDPPWFEGLESRFKNKSGYLRYSCESRIRSYLREVSASASTVGAEAQEEYVRIVGLMCRKLRAEQYHSSYFDRGAEADSRLCTPEGWFSCQGPFDVDSCASKHSINPYGNRESRILFSTWNLDHMRFRPSTFRYYRAPWAERARGTDLRGHVGVARGLAASSACGDWSGMQILGLRAPLPGCWGLGCTFRSSVGYFPCPAGAWGHRSGGGPSTQGAEQASLEQSADEAAEAGAGLPDTVVSE; encoded by the exons ATGTTTACGGTGTTCCGGAAGCCCAAGACGTTCAAGCTGCGGGCTCTGCACAGGACGAAGAAGTTTGGGGTGGCGGGGAGGAGCTACCAGGAGGTGCTGCGGAAGGGGTGCTTCCACTTCCAG CTCCCCATCACCGGCTCCCGCCTGTGTCTCTACGAAGACGGCACCGAGCTCACCGGAGACTACTTCTCGAGTGTCCCTGACAACTCGGAACTCGTGCTTCTCACCTCAGGCCAGACCTGGCAAGGCT ATGTGAGTGACATCCATCACTTCCTCCACGCGTTCCACAAGCCGCAGGCGGGGCTCATCCAGGCTGCCCGGCAGCTGCTCTCCGGGGAGCAGGCCCCGCTGCGGCAGAAGCTGCTGGCCGACCTCCTGCACACCGTCAGCGAGAACACCGAGGCCGAGACCAGGGCCGAGGACCCGCCATGGTTCGAAG GTCTGGAGTCTCGATTCAAGAATAAGTCTGGCTACCTGAGGTACAGCTGCGAGAGCCGTATCCGGAGCTACCTGAGAGAG GTGAGCGCTTCTGCCTCCACGGTGGGCGCGGAGGCTCAGGAGGAGTACGTCCGGATTGTTGGCCTCATGTGCCGGAAGCTCAGGGCGGAGCAGTACCACAGCAGCTACTTCGACAGAGGAGCCGAGGCGGACAGCCGGCTCTGCACACCCGAAGGCTGGTTCTCCTGCCAG GGTCCCTTTGACGTGGACAGCTGTGCATCCAAACACTCCATCAACCCCTACGGTAACAGGGAGAGCCGGATCCTCTTTAGTACGTGGAACCTGGACCACAT GCGCTTCCGGCCGTCCACCTTCCGCTACTACAGAGCCCCCTGGGCTGAGCGCGCACGCGGGACCGACCTGCGTGGCCATGTGGGTGTGGCCCGTGGACTGGCAGCGTCCTCAGCATGTGGGGACTGGTCGGGAATGCAGATTCTCGGGCTCCGCGCACCGTTACCCGGGTGCTGGGGATTGGGGTGCACGTTCAG GTCATCTGTCGGCTACTTTCCGTGCCCCGCTGGGGCGTGGGGACATCGATCTGGGGGCGGTCCCAGCACTCAAGGGGCGGAGCAGGCCAGCCTGGAGCAGAGTGCAGACGAAGCAGCAGAGGCCGGAGCAGGGTTGCCTGACACCGTGGTTTCAG AATAG
- the DFFB gene encoding DNA fragmentation factor subunit beta isoform X1 gives MFTVFRKPKTFKLRALHRTKKFGVAGRSYQEVLRKGCFHFQLPITGSRLCLYEDGTELTGDYFSSVPDNSELVLLTSGQTWQGYVSDIHHFLHAFHKPQAGLIQAARQLLSGEQAPLRQKLLADLLHTVSENTEAETRAEDPPWFEGLESRFKNKSGYLRYSCESRIRSYLREVSASASTVGAEAQEEYVRIVGLMCRKLRAEQYHSSYFDRGAEADSRLCTPEGWFSCQGPFDVDSCASKHSINPYGNRESRILFSTWNLDHMRFRPSTFRYYRAPWAERARGTDLRGHVGVARGLAASSACGDWSGMQILGLRAPLPGCWGLGCTFRSSVGYFPCPAGAWGHRSGGGPSTQGAEQASLEQSADEAAEAGAGLPDTVVSVFLRVGGTGGPSMLQWPSWPCFYSSCYKLSSQALPVSTRALKE, from the exons ATGTTTACGGTGTTCCGGAAGCCCAAGACGTTCAAGCTGCGGGCTCTGCACAGGACGAAGAAGTTTGGGGTGGCGGGGAGGAGCTACCAGGAGGTGCTGCGGAAGGGGTGCTTCCACTTCCAG CTCCCCATCACCGGCTCCCGCCTGTGTCTCTACGAAGACGGCACCGAGCTCACCGGAGACTACTTCTCGAGTGTCCCTGACAACTCGGAACTCGTGCTTCTCACCTCAGGCCAGACCTGGCAAGGCT ATGTGAGTGACATCCATCACTTCCTCCACGCGTTCCACAAGCCGCAGGCGGGGCTCATCCAGGCTGCCCGGCAGCTGCTCTCCGGGGAGCAGGCCCCGCTGCGGCAGAAGCTGCTGGCCGACCTCCTGCACACCGTCAGCGAGAACACCGAGGCCGAGACCAGGGCCGAGGACCCGCCATGGTTCGAAG GTCTGGAGTCTCGATTCAAGAATAAGTCTGGCTACCTGAGGTACAGCTGCGAGAGCCGTATCCGGAGCTACCTGAGAGAG GTGAGCGCTTCTGCCTCCACGGTGGGCGCGGAGGCTCAGGAGGAGTACGTCCGGATTGTTGGCCTCATGTGCCGGAAGCTCAGGGCGGAGCAGTACCACAGCAGCTACTTCGACAGAGGAGCCGAGGCGGACAGCCGGCTCTGCACACCCGAAGGCTGGTTCTCCTGCCAG GGTCCCTTTGACGTGGACAGCTGTGCATCCAAACACTCCATCAACCCCTACGGTAACAGGGAGAGCCGGATCCTCTTTAGTACGTGGAACCTGGACCACAT GCGCTTCCGGCCGTCCACCTTCCGCTACTACAGAGCCCCCTGGGCTGAGCGCGCACGCGGGACCGACCTGCGTGGCCATGTGGGTGTGGCCCGTGGACTGGCAGCGTCCTCAGCATGTGGGGACTGGTCGGGAATGCAGATTCTCGGGCTCCGCGCACCGTTACCCGGGTGCTGGGGATTGGGGTGCACGTTCAG GTCATCTGTCGGCTACTTTCCGTGCCCCGCTGGGGCGTGGGGACATCGATCTGGGGGCGGTCCCAGCACTCAAGGGGCGGAGCAGGCCAGCCTGGAGCAGAGTGCAGACGAAGCAGCAGAGGCCGGAGCAGGGTTGCCTGACACCGTGGTTTCAG tgtttctccGTGTTGGAGGGACAGGTGGGCCCAGCATGCTGCAGTGGCCCTCCTGGCCTTGTTTCTATTCCTCGTGTTACAAGCTCAGTTCGCAAGCTTTACCTGTCAGTACGCGGGCTTTGAAAG AATAG